A region of Jonquetella anthropi DSM 22815 DNA encodes the following proteins:
- a CDS encoding GrdX family protein, which translates to MNWPGKRKFHGGKMAIQYVLVTNNPKIECPAGDNVRLQFVNDCSNKVLIAGRDLLHKGWHLMNHPLYGNFRPYQQPFRTLLLREGRSGEAFDEYGLNLLENALDVYANCGRPHVTPQNCFPRFLDDYQTIDRELMQETFIKCGFHR; encoded by the coding sequence TTGAACTGGCCTGGAAAGCGGAAGTTCCATGGAGGCAAGATGGCAATCCAGTACGTTTTGGTGACCAACAACCCAAAAATTGAGTGCCCTGCAGGCGACAACGTGCGGCTTCAATTTGTGAACGATTGCTCAAACAAGGTGCTGATCGCTGGCCGCGATCTGCTCCACAAGGGGTGGCACCTGATGAACCACCCGCTGTACGGCAACTTTCGTCCGTATCAGCAGCCGTTCCGCACGCTGCTTCTCCGGGAGGGGCGGTCGGGAGAGGCGTTTGACGAGTACGGGCTGAATCTGTTGGAAAACGCCTTGGACGTGTACGCTAACTGCGGCCGGCCTCACGTGACGCCGCAGAACTGCTTCCCCCGGTTCTTGGACGACTACCAGACCATCGATCGGGAGCTGATGCAGGAAACCTTTATTAAATGCGGTTTTCACCGATAA
- a CDS encoding TIGR00282 family metallophosphoesterase translates to MKVIFIGDVVGSPGRRLLADALPALRRAHGADFTIVNGENAAGGHGLTAKIAAEFFSLGVDVITSGNHIWDQKEIYAFLDEEPRVLRPHNYPPTVPGTGIARIDKGDGRKLAVLNLQGRVFMPPTDCPFRIADQALDSLAGWPVFVDFHAEATSEKKAMGHYLDGRAIACVGTHTHVPTADETVLPGGTAYQTDAGMTGSFDSSLGCTWDSVLPKFLTGLPSRFQVAEDDLRLCGLVVTYDSQMLVATDVLRLMVKDGDVSSLEG, encoded by the coding sequence GTGAAAGTCATCTTCATCGGCGACGTCGTCGGCTCGCCGGGGCGGCGCCTGCTGGCTGACGCCCTGCCGGCCCTGCGCCGCGCCCACGGCGCCGACTTCACCATCGTCAACGGCGAAAACGCCGCCGGCGGTCACGGGCTGACCGCTAAAATCGCCGCGGAGTTTTTCAGCTTGGGCGTGGACGTCATCACGTCGGGCAATCATATTTGGGATCAGAAGGAAATATATGCGTTCTTAGATGAAGAGCCGCGAGTCCTTCGGCCGCACAACTACCCGCCGACGGTTCCCGGAACGGGAATCGCCCGGATTGACAAGGGAGACGGCCGAAAACTGGCGGTGCTCAACCTGCAGGGGCGCGTCTTCATGCCCCCGACGGACTGCCCGTTCCGTATAGCCGATCAGGCCCTTGATTCGTTGGCCGGCTGGCCGGTCTTCGTCGATTTTCACGCCGAGGCCACGTCCGAAAAGAAGGCCATGGGCCACTACTTGGACGGCCGCGCCATCGCCTGCGTGGGAACTCACACCCACGTTCCAACTGCTGACGAGACAGTTCTGCCAGGCGGGACCGCGTATCAGACCGACGCCGGCATGACCGGCTCGTTCGACAGCTCGCTGGGCTGTACTTGGGACTCGGTCCTGCCCAAATTTCTCACCGGGCTGCCGAGCCGCTTTCAGGTCGCCGAGGACGACCTTCGCCTCTGCGGTCTCGTCGTGACGTACGACTCTCAAATGCTCGTCGCCACCGACGTCCTTCGCCTGATGGTTAAAGACGGCGACGTCTCAAGCCTAGAGGGTTAA
- the rny gene encoding ribonuclease Y, translated as MSSAVSVILFAVVGLIAGGAVGYFASKTAVKVAGKAQMEEAKAQSEKIVKDARLDADRERQSVLTRARDEAYSLRQAAEKEAKERRLEVDRTERRLEQKEENLDKKLDKITRREEEVKNRLDNLDKKLAEAEELKQQQSAKLEEVAALSQDAAREILLRQVEESAQRDIGLKLKELEEQYQREAARRAREIVVSAVQRCAVEQSSDVAVSVVPLPSDEMKGRIIGREGRNIRAFETVTGVDLIVDDTPEAVTLSCFDPIRREIARRALERLVVDGRIHPARIEELVAKAEQDVEESVVEAGEQAVLDLGIKQMHSELVHLVGQLRYRFSYGQNALQHSLEVAYLSGMIANELELDEEMARRAGLLHDIGKAVDHKIEGPHALIGADLAKRYGECPEVINAIGAHHEDMEVKSIYDVIVATADAISAARPGARRESLDAYVKRLEKLETLAKSFKGVQKAYAIQAGREVRIMVAPQVLDEASVAKLAYDIARKIEDELKYPGQIKVTVIKEIRASDLAK; from the coding sequence ATGAGTTCAGCAGTTTCAGTAATCCTTTTTGCCGTCGTCGGCCTGATTGCAGGCGGGGCCGTCGGCTACTTTGCGTCGAAGACTGCGGTCAAGGTCGCCGGTAAAGCTCAAATGGAAGAGGCCAAGGCCCAGTCGGAAAAGATCGTCAAAGACGCTCGGCTCGATGCGGATAGGGAAAGACAGTCTGTGCTGACCCGCGCCCGGGACGAGGCGTACTCGCTTCGCCAAGCGGCGGAGAAAGAGGCGAAAGAGCGGCGTCTTGAAGTTGACCGGACGGAGCGTCGTCTGGAACAGAAGGAAGAGAACCTGGACAAGAAACTGGACAAAATCACCCGAAGGGAAGAAGAAGTAAAAAATCGGCTGGACAACTTGGACAAGAAACTCGCCGAAGCCGAAGAGCTCAAGCAGCAGCAGAGCGCCAAACTCGAGGAAGTCGCCGCCCTCAGCCAGGACGCCGCGCGGGAAATCCTGCTCCGTCAAGTGGAAGAGTCGGCCCAGCGGGACATCGGTCTCAAGCTGAAGGAACTGGAAGAGCAGTACCAGAGAGAAGCGGCACGCCGCGCCAGAGAAATCGTCGTCAGTGCCGTTCAGCGCTGCGCCGTCGAGCAGTCGTCCGATGTGGCCGTCAGCGTGGTTCCTCTGCCGTCCGACGAGATGAAAGGCCGTATTATCGGCCGGGAAGGCCGCAACATTCGGGCTTTCGAGACCGTCACAGGCGTAGATCTGATCGTTGATGACACCCCTGAAGCCGTCACCCTCAGCTGTTTTGACCCAATCCGGCGTGAAATTGCCCGCCGAGCCTTGGAGCGCCTTGTGGTTGACGGGAGAATCCACCCGGCCCGGATCGAAGAGCTGGTCGCCAAGGCCGAACAGGACGTCGAAGAATCGGTCGTCGAAGCGGGAGAGCAGGCCGTGCTCGACCTTGGAATCAAGCAGATGCACAGCGAACTCGTCCATTTAGTCGGTCAGCTGCGCTATCGGTTCAGTTACGGGCAGAACGCCCTGCAGCACAGCTTGGAAGTGGCCTACCTGTCCGGCATGATCGCCAACGAGCTGGAGCTCGACGAGGAAATGGCGCGCCGAGCCGGCCTGCTGCACGACATCGGCAAGGCGGTGGACCACAAGATCGAAGGCCCTCACGCCCTGATCGGTGCCGACTTGGCCAAACGGTATGGCGAGTGTCCGGAAGTTATCAACGCCATCGGCGCGCACCACGAGGACATGGAAGTCAAGTCGATTTACGACGTCATTGTCGCCACGGCGGACGCGATCAGCGCGGCTCGGCCGGGCGCCCGGCGCGAGAGCTTGGACGCCTACGTCAAACGGCTTGAAAAACTGGAGACGCTGGCAAAATCATTCAAGGGCGTCCAGAAGGCCTACGCCATTCAGGCTGGGCGCGAGGTCCGAATCATGGTGGCCCCGCAGGTGCTCGACGAGGCGTCGGTCGCCAAGCTGGCCTACGACATCGCCCGGAAGATCGAAGACGAGCTCAAGTATCCCGGACAGATCAAGGTGACCGTCATCAAGGAAATCCGCGCGTCCGACCTAGCAAAATAG
- a CDS encoding regulatory protein RecX has product MRTTSRPKESGKKADETNWTAVFFRLTSVPRTEKEIRRRIAERGCPPQTSEQLIAQGQACGLIDDDFYARAFVQAKQDWGRRRLFDELASRGVRRETVANAMEQEGVDDRARACALAVNWLGRNLSPEKVFGRLIRRGFSGTDAKGAICAALREKNEEE; this is encoded by the coding sequence ATGAGAACGACGAGCAGACCGAAGGAAAGCGGGAAAAAAGCGGACGAAACGAACTGGACGGCGGTCTTCTTTCGCCTGACCTCCGTCCCTCGCACGGAAAAGGAAATTCGCCGGCGGATTGCCGAGCGGGGCTGTCCTCCCCAAACGTCCGAACAGCTCATCGCGCAAGGCCAAGCCTGCGGGCTAATCGACGACGACTTTTACGCTCGGGCGTTCGTTCAGGCCAAGCAGGACTGGGGACGGCGCCGCCTTTTTGACGAACTGGCCTCTCGGGGCGTCCGCCGGGAAACCGTTGCCAACGCCATGGAACAAGAGGGCGTCGACGACCGGGCGCGGGCGTGCGCCCTGGCCGTTAATTGGCTGGGGAGAAATCTGTCGCCGGAAAAAGTTTTCGGTCGGCTGATTCGCCGCGGGTTCAGCGGAACTGACGCCAAAGGCGCGATTTGCGCGGCTTTGCGGGAGAAAAACGAAGAGGAATAA
- a CDS encoding YggS family pyridoxal phosphate-dependent enzyme, which yields MVTFEERIGEVLDRISQAAARSGRKRGDVTLVAVSKTKPLDMIIRAVQTGLITDLGENRVQEGMEKIPAWPAGLPPVKWHLIGQLQRNKARKALELFHSIQSVDSVKLAQRLQDIAAELGVRRPVLLEVNTSLEESKSGCALADAPIIADALVQCGRLDWQGLMTVGPLTDDKDQIRRSFAALRDCAEGLRKRTGLSLPVLSMGMSGDYELAIEEGSTMVRVGTAIFGAR from the coding sequence ATGGTGACGTTTGAGGAACGAATCGGCGAAGTGCTCGATAGGATTTCTCAGGCAGCGGCCCGCAGCGGCAGGAAGCGGGGCGACGTCACGCTGGTTGCCGTGTCAAAGACGAAGCCTCTTGATATGATCATTCGAGCTGTTCAGACTGGGTTGATCACCGACTTGGGCGAGAACAGGGTTCAGGAGGGAATGGAAAAGATCCCCGCGTGGCCTGCCGGCCTGCCGCCGGTCAAGTGGCACCTGATAGGCCAGCTCCAGCGGAATAAGGCGCGCAAGGCGCTGGAGCTGTTCCACTCTATCCAAAGCGTCGACAGCGTCAAGCTGGCCCAACGGCTGCAGGATATCGCGGCCGAATTGGGCGTCAGGCGTCCGGTTCTCCTTGAGGTGAACACGTCGCTTGAGGAGTCGAAAAGCGGCTGCGCGCTCGCCGACGCGCCGATCATCGCTGACGCGCTGGTTCAGTGCGGCCGGCTCGACTGGCAGGGACTGATGACCGTCGGCCCTCTGACCGACGACAAAGACCAGATTCGGCGGTCATTTGCCGCTCTTCGAGACTGCGCGGAGGGCCTTCGGAAACGTACCGGGCTTTCGCTTCCCGTGCTGTCCATGGGAATGTCGGGAGATTACGAGCTTGCTATAGAAGAAGGCAGTACCATGGTTCGCGTCGGGACGGCAATTTTCGGAGCCCGCTGA
- the recG gene encoding ATP-dependent DNA helicase RecG produces the protein MKSKLQELSLRSPLTDLKGVGSARADALGRLGLFSIEDLLYFFPRRYEDRRTLVPLASAVHDAQGAFRAVVLSWSRLRSPKKGVSMLRASLSDGQSVAGALWFGRPGLERALQAGTELALWGKVNRRGNRVELINPELEVLRGGQEPTIIGTILPIYPGTAQLPDRWLRELVSRAVDFGVSQLTETLPESLISERGWPDAKTAVLQMHRPTSRSGWLAARTRLAFEEFLWLQIGLALRRAGSDKEARAPRLDGLARPLRQAFLDRLGFSLTDDQRRATAEIDEDLMNPAGMNRLLQGDVGSGKTAVALLAMLRAVESGKQAVLMAPTQVLAFQHWMTVRRWLDPLGVKTALLAGGLKQSEKEEILTGLADGTIDLAIGTHALVQEGVDFADLGVVVIDEQHRFGVLQRRTLSARSGGQPHRLVMTATPIPRTLALSIYGDLSLSTLRHKPAGRLPIRTSWVSESKRPDLLNWLEEQMDGGRQVYWICPIIEESEELPVAALEARFAELKARFGAERTGMLHGRMTSDEKTAVMEDFSAGRLTLLAATTVIEVGVDVPNATVMVIEDAERFGLSQLHQLRGRVGRGDRQSWCFLLSHAGGPSAERLRAFCRTDDGFTIADLDMSLRGPGEFCGVRQHGITDFRVADLVRDVQLMEDAQKTARKMVQAGTVPDGLMEQVRRRYGTLLELAETA, from the coding sequence GTGAAATCCAAGCTGCAAGAACTGAGCTTACGAAGTCCCCTGACGGATTTAAAGGGCGTCGGTTCCGCTCGAGCGGACGCCCTTGGCCGTCTGGGGCTTTTTTCGATCGAAGACCTGCTTTATTTTTTCCCGCGGCGGTACGAGGACCGGCGCACTCTCGTCCCCTTAGCGTCAGCAGTTCACGACGCGCAGGGGGCTTTCCGGGCCGTCGTCCTGTCCTGGTCACGGCTTCGCTCGCCCAAAAAGGGCGTGTCAATGCTTCGGGCCAGCCTGAGCGACGGCCAATCGGTCGCCGGCGCGCTCTGGTTCGGCCGTCCGGGGCTTGAGCGGGCGCTTCAAGCCGGGACCGAACTCGCCCTGTGGGGGAAGGTCAATCGGCGCGGAAACCGGGTGGAGCTGATTAACCCGGAGCTTGAAGTTCTCCGCGGAGGGCAGGAGCCGACGATCATCGGGACCATTCTGCCGATTTACCCCGGAACGGCTCAGCTCCCCGACCGGTGGCTTCGCGAACTGGTGTCACGAGCCGTCGATTTTGGCGTCTCCCAGCTGACCGAAACCCTGCCGGAAAGCTTGATCAGCGAGCGCGGCTGGCCGGACGCCAAGACCGCCGTGCTCCAAATGCACCGGCCGACGTCCCGCTCCGGGTGGCTGGCCGCCCGAACGAGGCTGGCGTTTGAGGAGTTCTTGTGGCTTCAGATCGGCTTGGCGCTCCGCCGGGCCGGAAGCGACAAAGAAGCAAGAGCCCCTCGGCTGGACGGGCTGGCTCGTCCGCTCCGTCAGGCGTTTCTCGACCGCCTCGGCTTCAGCCTGACCGATGACCAGCGCCGGGCGACCGCAGAAATTGACGAGGACCTGATGAACCCGGCGGGGATGAACAGGCTCCTTCAAGGCGACGTCGGTTCGGGCAAAACCGCCGTGGCACTTCTTGCCATGCTTCGGGCCGTCGAGTCTGGGAAACAGGCCGTCCTCATGGCGCCGACGCAGGTTCTGGCCTTCCAGCACTGGATGACCGTGCGCCGCTGGCTTGATCCCCTCGGGGTCAAAACTGCCCTGCTGGCCGGCGGGCTCAAACAGTCCGAAAAAGAAGAGATCCTGACCGGACTGGCCGATGGGACGATCGACTTGGCGATCGGCACTCACGCGCTCGTTCAGGAAGGCGTCGACTTCGCCGACTTGGGCGTGGTCGTCATCGACGAACAGCATCGGTTCGGTGTGTTGCAGCGGCGCACCCTGTCGGCCCGGTCGGGCGGTCAGCCGCACCGGCTTGTCATGACAGCCACGCCGATTCCCCGAACGCTGGCGCTTTCGATCTACGGCGATCTGTCCCTGTCGACGCTTCGCCACAAACCGGCCGGACGCCTTCCCATTCGGACCAGCTGGGTGAGCGAGAGCAAGAGGCCCGACCTGCTGAACTGGCTCGAAGAGCAGATGGACGGCGGCCGGCAGGTTTACTGGATCTGTCCGATCATCGAGGAGAGCGAAGAGCTGCCGGTCGCGGCTCTTGAGGCCCGATTCGCCGAGCTGAAAGCGCGATTTGGCGCCGAACGTACCGGCATGCTCCACGGCCGCATGACCTCGGACGAAAAAACGGCCGTCATGGAAGACTTTTCCGCCGGCCGGCTGACGCTTTTGGCCGCCACGACGGTCATCGAAGTGGGGGTCGACGTGCCGAATGCCACAGTGATGGTCATCGAGGACGCCGAACGGTTTGGTCTGTCCCAGCTTCATCAGCTTCGCGGCCGCGTCGGCCGGGGCGACCGTCAGAGCTGGTGCTTCCTGCTGTCTCACGCCGGTGGCCCGTCGGCCGAACGGCTTCGGGCGTTCTGCCGGACCGACGATGGGTTCACCATCGCCGACTTGGACATGTCGCTGCGCGGCCCCGGCGAGTTTTGCGGCGTCCGCCAGCACGGGATCACCGACTTTCGGGTGGCCGACCTCGTGAGGGACGTTCAGCTCATGGAAGACGCGCAAAAGACAGCCAGAAAAATGGTCCAAGCCGGAACCGTCCCGGACGGCCTGATGGAGCAGGTGCGCCGTCGGTATGGAACGCTGCTTGAGCTCGCCGAGACTGCGTAA
- a CDS encoding DivIVA domain-containing protein, which produces MKANEAASVVFGRSISGYNRDQVDDFLDRVADSLQAYAELLAEAQRRNAELEDQLSGSSAAAELEDLKRSLKEALSAPRPVSSPAPQSEQIVADARAKAQQIIGQSQEQAARLAEQVRVLTNRRDELLSDCRALVESFSRLLSEQSVSL; this is translated from the coding sequence ATGAAGGCTAATGAGGCGGCCAGCGTCGTCTTTGGCCGTTCCATCAGCGGATACAACCGAGACCAAGTGGACGATTTTCTCGACCGTGTCGCCGACTCGCTTCAGGCGTACGCCGAGCTTCTCGCCGAAGCCCAGCGGCGCAACGCCGAGCTGGAAGACCAGCTGTCCGGCAGCAGCGCAGCCGCTGAACTGGAAGACCTGAAGCGGTCGCTGAAGGAAGCCCTGTCGGCCCCTCGGCCGGTCAGCTCGCCAGCCCCCCAGTCCGAGCAAATCGTCGCCGACGCCAGAGCCAAGGCGCAGCAGATCATCGGCCAGTCTCAGGAGCAGGCCGCAAGGCTCGCCGAGCAGGTTCGCGTGCTGACCAACCGGCGTGACGAGCTGCTTTCGGACTGTCGGGCGCTCGTTGAGAGCTTCTCCCGTCTGCTCTCCGAGCAGAGTGTCTCTTTGTGA
- a CDS encoding sodium-dependent transporter, giving the protein MSQHSGTREQWGSKIGFILAAGGSAVGLGNIWRFPYVAGKYGGASFILFYLFVVCVIGFTVMLTEMAFGKHYQLSCVSAFRQYKGGKFTFMGVIVTLIGTFILSYYMVIGGWTIKYIVSSLSGLMGEAAAGHSGDLFGAFISSPNQVLLYHVIFVLLTSLIVFGGIKGGIERVCKVMMPALFVILLVMIVRSLTLPGASKGLEFYMLPDFSKLTLEGCLAAIGQAFFSLSLGMGIMITYGSYVKKDEYLPSAVAQVCVIDTLVAVLAGFVIFPAAFAFSIEVNSGPGLTFITLPSIFAKMPGGAIWSTLFFVLFFFAAITSSISLLEVPVACLIDTMKMSRKKATVVATILVFVLGVPSALGLGSHAFDIAGKGFLDFIDFITNNIGMPVMAALTSLFVGWLIPKDILPELDSTTRVFTHKNLWLFCVRFVAPAVILVIFVTGLKW; this is encoded by the coding sequence ATGTCTCAACACTCAGGAACACGCGAACAATGGGGAAGCAAGATAGGTTTTATTCTGGCGGCCGGTGGTTCAGCTGTTGGTCTCGGAAACATTTGGAGATTTCCATACGTAGCTGGTAAGTACGGCGGTGCCTCGTTCATCCTGTTCTATCTTTTCGTGGTGTGCGTCATCGGCTTTACCGTCATGCTGACCGAGATGGCGTTTGGAAAGCACTATCAGCTCAGCTGTGTTTCTGCATTCCGGCAGTACAAGGGCGGCAAGTTCACCTTCATGGGCGTCATCGTCACCCTGATCGGGACGTTTATCCTTTCGTACTACATGGTGATCGGCGGCTGGACGATTAAGTACATCGTCTCATCCCTCTCCGGGCTCATGGGAGAAGCGGCGGCCGGCCATTCAGGAGATTTGTTCGGCGCGTTTATCTCTTCTCCGAACCAAGTTCTGCTGTACCACGTGATCTTCGTGTTGCTCACATCGCTCATCGTCTTCGGCGGCATCAAGGGCGGCATCGAGCGGGTCTGCAAGGTCATGATGCCCGCGTTGTTCGTCATCCTTCTCGTGATGATCGTTCGCTCTCTCACCCTGCCGGGAGCGAGCAAGGGGCTTGAGTTCTACATGCTGCCCGACTTCTCCAAACTGACCCTTGAGGGTTGTTTGGCAGCCATCGGGCAGGCGTTCTTCTCCCTGTCGCTCGGTATGGGAATCATGATCACCTACGGCAGCTACGTTAAAAAGGACGAGTACCTGCCGTCGGCGGTCGCGCAAGTCTGCGTGATTGACACGCTGGTGGCCGTCCTCGCCGGATTCGTTATTTTCCCCGCGGCGTTTGCGTTCTCCATTGAGGTCAACTCGGGGCCCGGCCTGACGTTCATCACCCTGCCGTCTATCTTCGCCAAGATGCCCGGCGGCGCGATCTGGAGCACCCTGTTCTTCGTCCTGTTCTTCTTTGCGGCCATCACCTCGTCAATTTCCCTTCTTGAGGTGCCGGTGGCCTGCTTGATCGACACCATGAAGATGTCTCGCAAAAAGGCGACGGTCGTCGCGACGATTCTCGTGTTCGTCCTCGGCGTGCCGTCTGCTCTCGGCCTTGGAAGCCACGCTTTCGATATCGCCGGCAAGGGATTCCTCGACTTTATTGACTTCATCACCAACAACATCGGTATGCCTGTCATGGCCGCTCTGACGTCGCTGTTCGTCGGCTGGCTGATCCCGAAAGATATCCTACCGGAGCTTGATAGTACGACGCGGGTTTTCACCCACAAAAACCTGTGGCTGTTCTGCGTCCGCTTCGTCGCGCCTGCGGTCATTCTCGTCATCTTCGTTACTGGCCTTAAATGGTAA
- a CDS encoding thioredoxin family protein, translating into MAVELTKDTFEEAIANSAKKPMFMDFWGPKCTHCLALMPSVEKLAEKVADKVDLCKVNISGNRRVAMALKVMSLPSFLFFKDGKEVEDLRLTGDTVTIEQIEANVNKIM; encoded by the coding sequence ATGGCCGTTGAACTGACCAAAGATACGTTTGAAGAAGCGATCGCGAACAGCGCCAAGAAGCCCATGTTCATGGATTTCTGGGGCCCCAAGTGCACGCACTGCCTTGCCCTGATGCCCAGCGTCGAGAAGCTGGCCGAGAAAGTGGCCGACAAGGTTGACCTGTGCAAGGTCAACATTTCCGGCAACCGCCGGGTCGCCATGGCCCTCAAGGTGATGAGCCTTCCTTCGTTCCTGTTCTTCAAGGACGGCAAAGAGGTTGAAGACCTTCGCCTGACCGGCGACACGGTAACCATCGAGCAGATCGAGGCGAACGTCAACAAGATCATGTAA